Within the Nitrospiria bacterium genome, the region ATAAAATGCACTTCTCGAAACGTTCCATCTTCGCGCTAGGATCGGGGATCCTGCTGATCCTGTCTCAAGCCGGGCTTGCGGCTTGTGAAAAGAAACCCGTCGATATGGTCGCGATCCCGGCCGGTGAATTCTTAATGGGGACGGATGAAGTAGACGCCGATAACGAGGCGCTGGACTACGGACTGCCGCATCCCTGGTATGAGGACGAGCATCCGCTGCATCGTGTGAATCTGCCTCCGTTCTATATCGACAAGTATGAGGTGACCAATGAAAAATACAAATTATTCCTCACCCAGATGAAACACCCGCCGCCCGAGGACTGGAAGAACGGGATTTATCCGGAAGGCCGGGCCCAATTTCCGGTCGCTTATGTCAGTTGGTTCGATGCGGAGGAATACTGTCGCTGGGCCGGGAAACGTCTGCCGACGGAAGAAGAATGGGAGAAAACCGCCCGCGGACCGGATCATTACAAATACCCGTGGGGTAACTTCTTCAATCCGGACCTGGCCAACATTTCCCATGGGCCCGTGATGACCGCGTCCTCCGTTGCGGTCGGACAGTATGAAGGCGGCAAGAGTCCCTACGGGGTCTACGACATGATTGGGAATGTCTGGGAATGGACGGGAAGCTGGTATCGGCCTTACCCCGGGAATGAGGCGCGAAATGAAAACTTCGGGCAGGTTTTTCGCGTGACCCGCGGCCTATCCTTCATGGGTATCGGGCATTATCCCCCGGATACTTATAAAAAGGTCGCTTCGATCGTCGCCCGGGCTTCGTTTCGTTCATACGATTATCCCACGTCACGTCTGGCGGATGTCGGCTTCCGGTGCGCCCGGTCGGGAAAATAAGTGGCGTCTAAATTGTCATCCATGAATAAAAACCTGATCGGGATCGCGGCCGGCGCGGCGGTTTCTGCGATCATTCTGATTTTTTTAGCCCTATGGCCCCTTTCCAACGGGCCCGAAACATTTATTCCTCAAGACAACCCTGCCGTTCCGCCGCCGATAACAACGGAACCTGCTCCGTCCGCCGCACCGCAGACGACACCGCCCGAACTTCAGCCAGAGGATCTGGGAACCGACGAGCCCAGCGCAACGGATTCGAAACCGGCAGAAGATATTGGAACGGGTTCCACGGAGGAGGTTGAAACAAACCGCGGTATTCCGAAACAACTCGAGCCCGCAAGGCCCACCGCTACTGAAAAGGAACATACGAAATCGGATCGGGAAACCGGACGCATCGCCGCCGCTCCATCGCCGCCTCCCCCGCTGATCGGTCCATCCGACCTGGAAGAGATCCATTCGCTATTGTTGCGTTTGAAGACCGCATATGAGGGGAAGGATATTTCGACAATAAAACAATTATTGGTTTTATCCGAAGACCAGGAAGGAATTCTAAAAAATATCTTTGAGTCTTATAAGACCATTCGGTCTGATATCGAAGCGGTAAAGATTATGCCGGACCGGGTGACGAGCGCCATATTAATCACCTCTCTGGACAACGAGAGAGGCAATCTTGTGATTCCCGGACCTCGGTGGGAAAGACAGTCCGTCCGGATCACTCCGAAGAACAACCGTTGGAACCAAGCCACCCTTGATCCGGAGGGCTTTAAAGCGTCCCAAACGGGTCCGGTCGACATCATTGCGCCCACGATTATCCATTCCCTTCCTGCCTACACGGCCAAGCCCGGGGAACCGGCCACGATCTCGGCTACGATCACGGATAACGTCAAAGTGACCCAAGCCACGCTTCGTTTTCGGGCGCAAGGGGAACGGAACTATGAATCGATCCGAATGTCCGAGCGACCGGACCACATTTTCAACGCCC harbors:
- a CDS encoding formylglycine-generating enzyme family protein; the encoded protein is MHFSKRSIFALGSGILLILSQAGLAACEKKPVDMVAIPAGEFLMGTDEVDADNEALDYGLPHPWYEDEHPLHRVNLPPFYIDKYEVTNEKYKLFLTQMKHPPPEDWKNGIYPEGRAQFPVAYVSWFDAEEYCRWAGKRLPTEEEWEKTARGPDHYKYPWGNFFNPDLANISHGPVMTASSVAVGQYEGGKSPYGVYDMIGNVWEWTGSWYRPYPGNEARNENFGQVFRVTRGLSFMGIGHYPPDTYKKVASIVARASFRSYDYPTSRLADVGFRCARSGK